In Massilia antarctica, the following are encoded in one genomic region:
- a CDS encoding efflux RND transporter permease subunit: MARFFIDRPIFAWVIALFIMVVGAVAITQLPIAQYPTVAPPAIVVTTAYPGASAQTLEDSVISVIEREMNGSPGLIYMESNSQANGTGTITLSFETGTNADLAQVDVQNRLGRATPRLPQAVVQQGVRVDKARSNFLLFTILSSDDPKWDPIALGDYASRTVLPEIQRIRGVGQAQLFGTEKAMRIWIDPAKLVGFNLSPADVNNAIRTQNAQVASGTIGDLPNLGGQAITATVVVTGQLASIEQFGNIVLRANPDGSTVRLKDVARIEIGGQSYSTSARLNGKPSTGIGVQLSPSGNALETAKLVRARMNELSKYFPPGMKYAVPFDSSAFVEISIKQVLETLVEAVILVFLVMYLFLQNFRYTLIPTIVVPVALLGSLASLLAMGFSINVLTMFGMVLVIGIVVDDAIVVVENVERIMSEEGLPPLEATRKAMGQISGAIIGVTVVLVSVFVPLAFFAGAVGNIYRQFSAVMVSSIIFSAFMALSLTPAMCAHFLKPVEAGHHHVKKGFFGWFNRGFTRTAKTYEGWVGTTLRHTGSSMVVFVVLVGVVGLLFVRLPNSFLPNEDQGYIIANFQLPPGATLERTGKALREAEDFILKQPEVASMVGVQGFSFSGSGQNMALGFITLKNWKERGGAGHSAGDVAGRISGRMSRVRDAFIFAISPPPIPELGSSTGFSFRLQDRGGLGRAALLAARGQVLGAASKSPVLAGVRPEGLEDAPQVQLDIDRDKASAQGVTFDAINTAISTSLGSSYVNDFPNAGRLQRVVVQADAKDRMQPEDLLKLNAVNNKGQQVPLSSFATTRWITGPMQTVRYNGYPTMRIAGDAAPGRSTGDALAEMERIASELPPGFGFEWTGQSREEKLSGSTVFVLLGFALLAVFLALAALYESWSIPVSVLLVVPLGVLGALIAAGSRGFPNDVYFKVGLITIIGLGAKNAVLIIEFAKDLQAQGKPLVEAAIEACHLRFRPILMTSFAFILGVMPLVIASGAGSASQRAIGTGVAGGMITATALGVFFIPVFFVVVRKLFKGSERQRKKYAHEDGAALTAEVKHDV; encoded by the coding sequence ATGGCTCGTTTCTTTATTGACCGCCCCATTTTTGCGTGGGTGATCGCATTATTCATCATGGTTGTCGGCGCGGTGGCGATCACCCAGCTGCCGATCGCCCAGTACCCGACCGTGGCGCCGCCGGCCATCGTGGTCACCACCGCCTACCCGGGCGCGTCGGCCCAGACCCTGGAAGATAGCGTCATCAGCGTGATCGAACGCGAGATGAACGGTTCGCCCGGCCTGATCTACATGGAATCGAACAGCCAGGCCAACGGCACCGGTACCATCACGCTCAGCTTCGAGACCGGCACCAATGCCGACCTGGCCCAGGTCGACGTGCAGAACCGCCTCGGCCGCGCCACCCCGCGCCTGCCGCAGGCAGTGGTGCAGCAGGGCGTGCGGGTGGACAAGGCGCGCTCGAACTTCCTGCTGTTTACCATCCTCTCGTCGGACGATCCGAAGTGGGACCCGATCGCGCTCGGCGACTACGCCTCGCGCACCGTGCTGCCGGAAATCCAGCGTATCCGCGGCGTCGGCCAGGCCCAGTTGTTCGGTACCGAAAAAGCCATGCGCATTTGGATCGATCCGGCCAAGCTGGTGGGCTTTAATCTGTCGCCGGCCGACGTGAACAACGCCATCCGCACCCAGAATGCGCAAGTCGCCTCGGGCACCATCGGCGACTTGCCGAACCTGGGCGGACAAGCCATCACCGCCACCGTGGTCGTGACCGGCCAACTGGCCAGCATCGAGCAGTTCGGTAACATCGTACTGCGCGCCAATCCGGACGGTTCGACCGTGCGCCTGAAAGACGTGGCCCGCATCGAAATCGGCGGCCAGAGCTACTCCACCTCGGCGCGCCTGAACGGCAAGCCGTCGACCGGTATCGGCGTCCAGCTGTCGCCGAGCGGCAATGCGCTGGAAACGGCCAAGCTGGTGCGCGCGCGCATGAACGAACTGTCCAAATACTTCCCGCCCGGGATGAAATACGCGGTCCCGTTCGACAGCTCGGCCTTTGTCGAAATCTCCATCAAGCAAGTGCTGGAAACCCTGGTCGAAGCGGTCATCCTGGTGTTCTTGGTGATGTACCTGTTCCTGCAGAATTTCCGCTATACCCTGATTCCCACCATCGTGGTGCCGGTGGCATTGCTCGGTTCCCTGGCGTCCCTGCTGGCGATGGGCTTTTCGATCAACGTACTGACCATGTTCGGCATGGTACTGGTGATCGGTATCGTGGTCGATGACGCCATCGTGGTGGTCGAAAACGTCGAACGCATCATGAGCGAGGAAGGCTTGCCGCCGCTCGAAGCGACGCGCAAGGCGATGGGCCAGATTTCGGGCGCCATCATCGGCGTGACCGTGGTGCTGGTGTCGGTGTTCGTGCCGCTGGCCTTCTTCGCCGGCGCGGTCGGTAACATTTACCGCCAGTTCTCGGCGGTGATGGTCTCCTCGATCATCTTCTCGGCCTTCATGGCGCTCTCGCTCACGCCGGCCATGTGCGCCCACTTCCTCAAACCCGTCGAAGCCGGCCACCATCATGTGAAGAAAGGCTTCTTCGGCTGGTTCAACCGCGGCTTCACGCGCACCGCCAAGACCTACGAAGGCTGGGTCGGCACCACCTTGCGCCACACCGGCAGCTCGATGGTCGTGTTCGTCGTGCTGGTCGGCGTGGTCGGCCTGCTGTTCGTGCGCCTGCCCAATTCCTTCCTGCCCAACGAAGACCAGGGCTACATCATCGCCAACTTCCAGCTGCCGCCGGGCGCCACCCTGGAACGCACCGGCAAGGCGCTGCGCGAGGCCGAAGACTTCATCCTCAAGCAGCCGGAAGTGGCCAGCATGGTCGGGGTGCAGGGCTTCAGCTTTTCCGGCTCGGGCCAGAACATGGCGCTCGGCTTCATCACGCTCAAGAACTGGAAAGAGCGCGGCGGCGCCGGCCACAGCGCCGGCGACGTGGCTGGCCGCATTTCGGGCCGCATGAGCCGTGTCCGCGACGCCTTCATCTTCGCCATCAGCCCGCCGCCGATTCCCGAACTGGGCAGCAGCACCGGCTTCTCGTTCCGCCTGCAGGACCGGGGCGGCCTCGGACGCGCGGCCCTGCTCGCCGCGCGCGGCCAGGTGCTGGGCGCCGCCAGCAAGAGCCCGGTGCTGGCCGGCGTGCGTCCGGAAGGCCTGGAAGACGCGCCGCAGGTGCAGCTCGACATCGACCGCGACAAGGCCAGCGCCCAGGGAGTGACCTTCGACGCCATCAACACCGCCATTTCGACCTCGCTCGGCTCGTCCTACGTGAATGACTTCCCGAACGCCGGGCGCCTGCAGCGCGTGGTGGTCCAGGCCGACGCCAAGGACCGCATGCAGCCGGAAGACCTGTTGAAACTGAACGCGGTCAACAACAAGGGCCAGCAAGTGCCGCTGTCCTCGTTCGCCACGACGCGCTGGATCACCGGTCCGATGCAGACGGTGCGCTACAACGGCTACCCGACCATGCGCATCGCCGGCGACGCAGCCCCGGGCCGCAGCACCGGCGACGCGCTGGCCGAAATGGAACGCATCGCGTCCGAACTGCCGCCGGGCTTCGGCTTCGAATGGACCGGCCAGTCGCGCGAAGAAAAACTGTCCGGTTCGACCGTGTTCGTGCTGCTCGGTTTCGCCTTGCTGGCAGTGTTCCTGGCCCTGGCCGCGCTGTACGAAAGCTGGTCGATTCCGGTATCGGTGCTGCTGGTGGTGCCGCTCGGCGTGCTGGGCGCGCTGATCGCCGCGGGCAGCCGCGGCTTTCCGAACGATGTCTACTTCAAGGTCGGCCTGATCACCATCATCGGCCTGGGCGCGAAGAACGCGGTCCTGATCATCGAATTCGCCAAGGACTTGCAGGCGCAGGGCAAACCGCTGGTCGAAGCGGCGATCGAAGCGTGCCACCTGCGCTTCCGTCCGATCCTGATGACCTCGTTCGCATTCATCCTCGGCGTGATGCCGCTGGTGATCGCCAGCGGCGCCGGTTCGGCCAGCCAGCGCGCCATCGGTACCGGCGTGGCCGGCGGCATGATCACCGCGACCGCACTGGGCGTGTTCTTCATCCCCGTGTTCTTCGTGGTGGTGCGCAAACTATTCAAGGGCAGCGAGCGCCAGCGCAAGAAATATGCGCACGAAGACGGCGCCGCTTTGACCGCGGAGGTAAAACATGACGTATAA
- a CDS encoding efflux RND transporter periplasmic adaptor subunit, which produces MRHPLLPSPSLTRIAACTFAALALLSACGDKKDAAPGAGAQRPPPEVGVITAQFEPVALQTELPGRVEPIRVAQVRARVNGVVLKRLFAEGSEVKAGQELFQIDPASYAASLLSARATLGKAQANLTQAAAQAERYKPLVEANAVSKQEYVNVVATQKQAEADVAAAKAAVQIAQINSGYTRVTAPIAGRIGRALVTEGALVSATEATQLALIQQTDHVYVNFTQSAADLQRLRKSASLKLRAAASLPVAIVLEDGSELPGKGKLLFSDVSVDPTSGQVTLRAEVLNQDGMLLPGQYVRVRLSQAELPAGMLIPQQAVTRGSQGDTVIIVGPDGKPGPRPVKVASQQNGKWIVLEGIKPGEQVVVDGFQKMQAPGMTVKPVPWTPGAAPAAAGAPAAAAPAASAAAAPAASAAAAASR; this is translated from the coding sequence ATGCGCCACCCCCTCCTCCCTTCCCCGTCCCTGACCCGGATCGCCGCCTGCACCTTCGCTGCGCTGGCTTTGTTATCGGCCTGCGGCGACAAGAAAGATGCTGCGCCCGGTGCCGGCGCCCAGCGCCCGCCGCCGGAAGTGGGGGTGATCACCGCCCAGTTTGAACCGGTCGCCCTGCAAACCGAACTGCCGGGCCGGGTCGAACCGATCCGCGTGGCCCAGGTCCGGGCGCGCGTCAATGGCGTGGTGCTCAAGCGCTTGTTTGCGGAAGGTAGTGAAGTGAAGGCGGGCCAGGAACTGTTCCAGATCGATCCGGCGTCGTATGCCGCCTCGCTCCTGAGCGCCCGGGCCACCCTCGGCAAGGCCCAGGCCAACCTGACCCAGGCCGCCGCCCAGGCCGAACGCTACAAGCCGCTGGTGGAAGCGAACGCGGTCAGCAAGCAGGAATACGTCAACGTCGTGGCCACCCAGAAGCAGGCCGAGGCCGACGTGGCGGCAGCAAAAGCGGCTGTGCAAATTGCCCAGATCAATAGCGGCTACACCCGCGTGACGGCGCCGATCGCCGGCCGTATCGGCCGTGCCCTGGTCACCGAAGGGGCGCTGGTCAGCGCCACCGAAGCGACCCAGCTGGCCCTGATCCAGCAAACCGATCACGTCTACGTCAACTTCACCCAGTCGGCCGCCGACCTGCAGCGCCTGCGCAAGTCGGCCAGCCTGAAGCTGCGCGCCGCCGCCTCCCTGCCGGTGGCTATCGTGCTGGAAGACGGCTCCGAACTGCCAGGCAAGGGCAAGCTGCTGTTTTCCGACGTCAGCGTCGACCCGACCTCGGGCCAGGTCACCCTGCGCGCCGAAGTGCTGAACCAGGACGGCATGCTGCTGCCGGGCCAGTACGTGCGCGTGCGCCTGTCGCAGGCCGAACTGCCGGCCGGCATGCTCATTCCCCAGCAAGCCGTCACCCGCGGCAGCCAGGGCGATACGGTCATCATCGTCGGGCCGGACGGCAAACCGGGCCCGCGTCCAGTCAAGGTGGCGTCGCAACAGAACGGCAAGTGGATTGTCCTCGAAGGCATCAAGCCGGGCGAACAGGTCGTGGTCGACGGCTTCCAGAAGATGCAGGCGCCCGGCATGACGGTCAAGCCGGTGCCATGGACGCCGGGCGCCGCGCCGGCTGCCGCTGGCGCTCCCGCTGCTGCCGCTCCCGCCGCCAGTGCCGCCGCTGCGCCGGCGGCCAGCGCCGCTGCGGCCGCCAGCCGTTAA
- a CDS encoding TetR family transcriptional regulator — MVRKTKEDALATRDSIMDAAEQLFVEQGVSGTTLQHIATAAGVTRGAIYWHFEDKGALFNAMMERATMPIESAMQTLDVPAGADPLAHLRSYALCVFDLTINDPRARRVFEIATLKLEYVGEMSTIRERRSQHREQFMASAERIVKEGIAHGRLKDTVKPRAAALGLFILIEGLVRSWLITPDFDLAQLGVEIVDTHLDSLRA; from the coding sequence ATGGTCCGCAAGACAAAGGAAGATGCACTGGCGACCCGCGACAGCATCATGGATGCTGCGGAGCAGCTGTTCGTCGAGCAGGGCGTGTCGGGCACCACCTTGCAGCATATCGCGACGGCGGCGGGTGTGACGCGCGGTGCGATTTACTGGCATTTCGAAGACAAGGGCGCGCTGTTCAATGCCATGATGGAGCGCGCCACCATGCCGATCGAGTCGGCGATGCAGACGCTCGACGTCCCGGCCGGTGCCGACCCTCTGGCGCATTTGCGCAGCTATGCGCTGTGCGTGTTCGACCTGACCATCAACGATCCGCGGGCGCGCCGGGTGTTCGAGATCGCCACCCTCAAGCTGGAATATGTCGGTGAAATGTCGACCATACGCGAGCGCCGCAGCCAGCATCGGGAGCAGTTCATGGCCAGTGCGGAGCGGATTGTGAAGGAAGGGATTGCGCATGGCCGGTTAAAGGACACGGTCAAGCCGCGTGCGGCGGCGCTGGGATTGTTCATCCTGATCGAAGGGCTGGTGCGCAGCTGGCTGATCACGCCCGATTTCGACCTGGCGCAGCTGGGCGTGGAAATCGTCGATACGCATCTTGATTCTCTCCGCGCTTGA
- the tal gene encoding transaldolase produces the protein MNQLEQLKQFTKVVADTGDFQSIKQYTPRDATTNPSLILKAVQKPEYKPLLEKAVRDFPDLSTGDVIDRVLVAFGMEILKIIPGRVSTEIDARLSFDTEATVAKGRELIALYEETGAGRERVLIKIASTWEGIRAAEILQKEGIRCNMTLLFSLAQAIACAEAGAQLISPFVGRIYDWFKKANDLDYTGAEDPGVQSVKRIYNYYRKFGYTTEVMGASFRNTSQILELAGCDLLTISPDLLQKLADSNEPVERKLTPSASAVSIEKVAIDEKTFRFMMNEDAMATEKLAEGIRAFCADSGKLKQIITGMR, from the coding sequence ATGAACCAACTCGAACAACTCAAGCAATTCACCAAGGTCGTTGCCGACACCGGCGATTTTCAGTCGATCAAACAATACACGCCGCGCGACGCGACCACCAATCCGTCGCTGATCCTCAAGGCGGTGCAAAAGCCCGAATACAAACCCCTGCTCGAAAAAGCCGTGCGCGACTTTCCGGACCTGTCCACCGGCGACGTGATCGACCGCGTGCTGGTCGCCTTCGGCATGGAAATCCTCAAGATCATTCCTGGCCGCGTCTCCACCGAGATCGATGCGCGCCTGTCGTTCGATACCGAAGCCACCGTGGCAAAAGGCCGCGAGCTGATCGCCCTGTACGAAGAAACCGGCGCCGGCCGCGAGCGCGTCCTGATCAAGATCGCCTCGACCTGGGAAGGCATCCGCGCCGCCGAGATTTTGCAGAAGGAAGGCATCCGCTGCAATATGACGTTGCTGTTTTCGCTGGCCCAGGCGATTGCCTGCGCCGAAGCGGGCGCGCAGCTCATTTCGCCATTCGTCGGCCGCATCTACGACTGGTTCAAGAAGGCCAACGATCTCGATTACACAGGCGCGGAAGACCCGGGCGTGCAGTCGGTCAAGCGGATTTATAACTACTACCGCAAGTTCGGCTACACCACTGAAGTGATGGGCGCGAGCTTTCGCAATACGTCGCAGATCCTGGAACTGGCCGGCTGCGACCTGCTGACCATCAGCCCGGATCTGCTGCAAAAACTGGCCGACAGCAATGAGCCGGTCGAGCGCAAGCTGACTCCGAGCGCGTCGGCGGTGTCGATCGAGAAGGTGGCGATCGATGAAAAAACCTTCCGTTTCATGATGAATGAAGATGCGATGGCAACCGAGAAGCTGGCCGAAGGCATCCGTGCCTTTTGCGCCGATTCGGGCAAGCTGAAACAGATCATTACGGGCATGCGTTAA
- a CDS encoding SIS domain-containing protein gives MLLDSIRTQLDSLSKSEKKVALAVLEQPSATVSQNITALAKSAQVSEPTVVRFCRTLGYDGWHEFKLRLAQGLALALPGANEQPTQDDLAADLVNKICSRSINTLLDLRNNLNPEAIQRALDILSRAKKIEFYGQGTSGIVATDAQHKFFRSGVPTVAYADPAIHSIAASLLHEGDAVVAISQRGNNSALVRSAKLARRGGADVIVLAPSGTPLADMATVLIPIDLVFNIDPYTPISARLAYLVVIDVLAVGLALQRGPEFRKKMQNAQKALQEFDMQFDSFIG, from the coding sequence GTGCTACTCGATTCCATCCGCACCCAGCTCGATTCGCTCTCGAAGTCCGAGAAAAAAGTCGCGCTGGCGGTGCTTGAACAGCCGTCCGCCACGGTCAGCCAGAACATCACGGCGCTTGCCAAGAGCGCCCAGGTGTCCGAGCCGACCGTGGTGCGTTTTTGCCGCACCCTCGGCTACGACGGCTGGCACGAGTTCAAGCTCAGACTGGCCCAGGGCCTGGCGCTGGCCCTGCCCGGCGCCAACGAGCAGCCGACCCAGGACGACCTGGCGGCGGACCTGGTCAACAAGATTTGCAGCCGCTCCATCAACACCCTGCTCGACCTGCGCAACAACCTCAATCCCGAAGCGATTCAGCGCGCGCTCGATATTTTGTCGCGCGCGAAAAAAATCGAGTTCTATGGCCAGGGCACGTCCGGCATCGTCGCCACCGACGCCCAGCACAAATTCTTCCGCTCCGGCGTGCCGACCGTGGCCTACGCCGATCCGGCCATCCACAGCATCGCCGCCTCGCTCCTGCACGAGGGCGACGCCGTGGTGGCCATTTCCCAGCGCGGCAACAACTCGGCGCTGGTGCGCTCGGCCAAGCTGGCGCGCCGCGGCGGCGCCGATGTGATCGTGCTGGCGCCCTCGGGCACCCCGCTGGCCGACATGGCCACCGTGCTCATTCCGATCGACCTGGTGTTCAATATCGACCCGTACACGCCGATTTCGGCGCGCCTGGCCTATCTGGTGGTGATCGACGTGCTGGCGGTGGGACTGGCCTTGCAGCGCGGGCCGGAGTTCCGCAAGAAGATGCAGAATGCGCAAAAGGCCTTGCAGGAATTCGACATGCAGTTCGATTCCTTTATCGGATAG
- the zwf gene encoding glucose-6-phosphate dehydrogenase: MALTDFDLVLFGGSGDLSMRKLLPAMYARDVANDLPPTARIICVGRNDISQEEFLQTVDSTSKPHVKKLVEEGWAKFVKRIVYVSLNATDASTYGALVEALRNDDKLTRVYYLATPPHLFAQICDNLASAGLATANSRVVLEKPLGRDLESAKQINAEVGKVFAESQIYRIDHYLGKETVQNLLALRFGNILFEPLWRREWISDVQITIAEKIGVGNRMGYYDTSGALRDMLQNHLLQLLCIVAMEPPTSIAPDAVRDAKLQVLRSLKRFTPTTLAQNIVRGQYRAGHVDGKAVPSYRDEPDAPQQSRTETFVAIKAEIDTWRWAGVPFYLRTGKRMADGLAEIVVRFKQIPHSIFNQPTSSFQPNSLVIRLQPDEGLSLNLMAKTPGDSMRLKQAELELDFREQFKTPRMDAYERLLLDVLRGQLTLFMRGDELEAAWEWVEPILDHWDQEDSVPIPYSAGTWGPAAASALIGRDGLQWREEALPED, from the coding sequence ATGGCTCTTACCGATTTTGACCTCGTTCTTTTTGGCGGCAGCGGCGATCTGTCGATGCGCAAGCTGCTCCCTGCGATGTACGCGCGCGATGTCGCCAACGACCTGCCGCCGACCGCCCGCATCATCTGCGTCGGCCGTAACGACATCTCGCAGGAAGAATTCCTGCAAACCGTCGACAGCACATCCAAGCCGCACGTCAAGAAGCTGGTCGAGGAAGGCTGGGCCAAGTTCGTCAAGCGCATCGTCTACGTCTCGCTCAACGCCACCGACGCCTCCACTTACGGCGCCCTGGTCGAAGCGCTGCGCAACGACGACAAGCTCACCCGAGTCTATTACCTGGCCACGCCGCCGCACCTGTTCGCGCAAATCTGCGACAACCTGGCCAGCGCCGGTCTGGCCACCGCCAACTCGCGCGTGGTGCTGGAAAAGCCGCTCGGGCGCGACCTGGAATCGGCCAAACAGATCAACGCCGAAGTCGGCAAGGTGTTCGCCGAATCGCAGATCTACCGGATCGACCACTACCTCGGCAAGGAGACTGTCCAGAACCTGCTGGCCCTGCGCTTCGGGAATATCCTGTTCGAGCCGCTGTGGCGCCGCGAATGGATTTCGGACGTGCAGATCACCATCGCCGAAAAAATCGGCGTGGGCAACCGCATGGGTTACTACGACACTTCCGGCGCCCTGCGCGACATGCTGCAAAATCACCTGCTGCAGCTGCTCTGTATCGTCGCCATGGAACCGCCCACCTCGATCGCGCCGGACGCCGTGCGCGACGCCAAGCTCCAGGTGCTGCGCTCCCTCAAGCGCTTCACCCCGACCACCCTGGCGCAAAATATCGTGCGCGGCCAGTACCGCGCCGGCCATGTGGATGGCAAGGCCGTGCCGAGCTATCGCGACGAACCGGATGCGCCGCAGCAGTCGCGCACCGAGACGTTTGTCGCCATCAAGGCCGAAATCGATACCTGGCGCTGGGCCGGCGTGCCATTCTATCTGCGCACCGGCAAGCGCATGGCTGACGGCCTGGCCGAAATCGTGGTGCGCTTCAAGCAGATCCCGCACTCGATCTTCAACCAGCCGACCAGCAGCTTCCAGCCCAACAGCCTGGTAATCCGCTTGCAGCCGGACGAAGGCCTGTCGCTGAACCTGATGGCCAAGACCCCGGGCGACAGCATGCGCCTGAAACAGGCCGAACTCGAACTCGATTTCCGCGAGCAGTTCAAGACCCCGCGCATGGATGCCTATGAGCGCCTGCTGCTGGACGTCTTGCGCGGCCAACTGACCTTGTTCATGCGCGGCGACGAGCTGGAAGCGGCGTGGGAATGGGTCGAACCGATCCTCGACCACTGGGACCAGGAAGACAGCGTACCGATTCCATACAGCGCCGGCACCTGGGGCCCGGCCGCGGCCAGCGCCCTGATCGGACGCGATGGCTTGCAGTGGCGCGAAGAAGCATTGCCCGAAGACTAA
- a CDS encoding NRAMP family divalent metal transporter, with protein MSTYPLTPTPPAPKRLAPRSWLHKLGPGLITGAADDDPSGIATYSQAGAQFGLHMLWTILFTYPLMVGIQIVSAQIGRVSGKGLAGNLRAHFPVGLVYAVVALLLAANTVNIAADVSAMGEAMNLIAGGSAHWYAALFGVVSLLLQVFIPYTRYVRILKWLTLALLAYVATVFSVQVPWLAVAKASVMPQLEWSQGYVTTMVAVFGTTISPYLFFWQASQEVEELQACPWSQPLRDAPEQASANFHRIKVDTAIGMGFSNLVAFFIILTTAVTLHLHGASSIDTSAQAAAALRPLAGEFAFALFSAGIIGTGLLAVPVLAGSAAYAMAGAFQWEKGLEKKASQAKKFYGIIAFSTLAGIGLGFTSIDPIKALYWSAVINGVISVPIMAVMMLMASRSAIMGRFVIRPRLKLLGWSATAVMLLAVVAMLWMMAT; from the coding sequence ATGTCGACGTATCCGCTCACCCCAACGCCGCCGGCGCCCAAGCGCCTTGCCCCCCGCTCCTGGCTTCACAAACTGGGCCCCGGCCTGATCACGGGCGCCGCCGACGACGACCCGAGCGGCATCGCCACCTACTCGCAAGCAGGTGCGCAGTTTGGCCTGCACATGCTGTGGACGATCCTGTTTACCTATCCGCTCATGGTGGGCATCCAGATCGTCAGCGCGCAGATCGGACGGGTCAGCGGCAAGGGGCTGGCCGGCAATCTGCGCGCCCATTTTCCCGTCGGGCTGGTGTACGCGGTGGTTGCCTTGCTCCTGGCCGCCAACACCGTCAACATCGCCGCCGACGTCTCGGCGATGGGGGAGGCGATGAACCTGATCGCCGGCGGCTCGGCGCACTGGTATGCCGCCCTGTTCGGCGTGGTCTCGCTGCTGCTGCAAGTGTTCATCCCCTACACCCGCTACGTGCGCATCCTGAAATGGCTCACGCTCGCCTTGCTCGCGTATGTAGCGACGGTGTTTTCGGTCCAGGTGCCATGGCTGGCGGTGGCCAAGGCAAGCGTCATGCCGCAGCTGGAATGGTCGCAGGGCTATGTCACCACCATGGTGGCGGTGTTCGGCACCACCATCAGCCCGTATCTGTTTTTTTGGCAGGCCTCGCAGGAAGTCGAGGAATTGCAAGCATGCCCCTGGTCGCAGCCCCTGCGCGACGCTCCTGAACAGGCCAGTGCGAATTTTCATCGCATCAAGGTCGACACGGCCATCGGCATGGGCTTTTCCAACCTGGTGGCTTTCTTCATTATCCTGACCACGGCGGTGACCTTGCACCTGCACGGCGCAAGCTCGATCGACACCTCGGCCCAGGCGGCGGCGGCGCTGCGCCCGCTGGCCGGCGAGTTCGCGTTCGCCTTGTTCAGCGCCGGCATCATCGGCACCGGCTTGCTGGCGGTGCCGGTCCTGGCGGGTTCCGCGGCTTACGCGATGGCCGGCGCCTTCCAGTGGGAGAAGGGGCTGGAGAAAAAGGCGTCGCAAGCGAAGAAATTTTACGGCATCATCGCCTTTTCCACCCTGGCCGGGATCGGCCTGGGGTTTACCTCGATCGACCCGATCAAGGCCTTGTACTGGAGCGCCGTCATCAATGGCGTGATTTCGGTGCCCATCATGGCAGTCATGATGCTGATGGCCAGCCGCAGCGCCATCATGGGAAGGTTCGTGATCCGGCCGCGCCTGAAACTGTTGGGGTGGAGCGCCACGGCCGTCATGCTGCTGGCGGTTGTAGCGATGCTCTGGATGATGGCGACCTGA